Proteins encoded together in one Gemmatimonadaceae bacterium window:
- a CDS encoding MlaD family protein: MKRSSFITWDQLRVGLVIVAALGILTLAIYKLGQAANLFAKRYDLIAFLKEANGLRVGGTVTLAGQTVGTVKAVDFLPVDADTSRNLKITVAIDQSLKDQIRRDSKAQIRTMGLLGDKIFDITPGTPRAAVLQAGDTIAVAPALDYEQVLAQAAGAVGDVVALTKDMRQLTGGIVRGEGTLGQLITNRQLYDQFTSTLARTNTMMARLQNPNGTVGRLLDDPTLYTKLTGMIASTDSLLRSVNSAQGTLGRMIRDTVLYGNLLNMSRGADSLMRMITNGKGTASKLLTDQTLYDQLNKLVTDLNAVLADVRRDPTRYMKGAIQVRLF, from the coding sequence ATGAAGCGTTCCTCCTTCATCACGTGGGATCAACTGCGCGTCGGTCTAGTCATCGTCGCCGCGCTCGGCATTCTCACCCTGGCCATCTACAAACTCGGTCAGGCAGCGAATCTGTTCGCGAAGCGGTACGACCTCATCGCGTTCTTGAAGGAGGCGAACGGATTGCGCGTGGGCGGCACCGTGACGCTTGCCGGCCAGACGGTCGGCACTGTCAAAGCCGTCGATTTTCTGCCAGTTGACGCGGACACGTCGCGCAATCTCAAGATCACTGTCGCCATCGATCAGAGTCTCAAGGATCAGATCCGGCGCGATTCAAAAGCGCAGATCCGCACGATGGGTCTCCTCGGTGACAAAATTTTCGATATCACACCCGGAACTCCTCGCGCGGCCGTGCTGCAGGCCGGAGACACGATCGCGGTGGCACCCGCGCTCGATTACGAGCAGGTGCTCGCGCAGGCTGCCGGCGCCGTGGGCGACGTCGTCGCGCTCACGAAGGACATGCGTCAGCTCACCGGCGGCATCGTTCGCGGCGAGGGCACGCTCGGGCAGCTCATCACGAATCGCCAGCTCTACGATCAGTTCACCAGCACGCTCGCGCGCACGAACACGATGATGGCGCGGTTGCAGAATCCGAATGGAACGGTCGGCCGCCTGCTCGACGATCCCACGCTCTACACGAAGCTCACGGGCATGATCGCGTCGACCGATTCGCTGCTCCGCTCCGTGAACTCGGCCCAGGGCACGTTAGGCAGGATGATTCGCGACACGGTGCTCTATGGCAATCTTCTCAACATGAGCCGCGGCGCCGACTCGCTGATGCGCATGATCACCAACGGCAAAGGCACCGCCTCGAAGCTGCTCACCGACCAGACGCTGTACGACCAGTTGAACAAGCTCGTGACGGACCTCAACGCAGTGCTCGCCGACGTGCGGCGCGATCCGACGCGATATATGAAGGGCGCGATACAGGTAAGGTTGTTCTGA
- a CDS encoding asparaginase has product MAAAPIFSPYPMKSIELDVVVTRGAVVESRHRLHAAVVDDSGALIAAARDPSYVTAWRSCAKPFQVMPFLESGGFDKLGWGDDQLALSCASHGGEPEHVVLAEAMLSDIGMEEGDLACGPHEPLSTRGVRALRDVGARPTRLHNNCSGKHAAMLARAHTAGWPTYGYEREEHPVQRCCLEAISKWAGLPQSAIGRAVDGCGAVVFSLPLENMARAYANLARAARDDDEVSGRIVHAMQTRPFLIGGTDRFDSILIEETEGAVISKIGAEGVHSIAVPARGLGIAVKVEDGAQRAQFAGVVRVLQYFDVLPSRLPPRLDEFLHRPIRNTRGEVVGELRVEH; this is encoded by the coding sequence GTGGCAGCCGCGCCGATTTTCTCGCCGTACCCGATGAAGTCGATCGAGCTTGACGTCGTCGTCACGCGGGGTGCTGTCGTTGAATCCCGGCACCGCCTGCACGCCGCCGTGGTCGACGACAGCGGCGCCTTGATTGCTGCCGCGCGCGACCCCTCCTATGTGACCGCGTGGCGCTCGTGCGCCAAGCCATTCCAGGTGATGCCGTTCCTCGAGTCCGGCGGATTCGACAAGCTCGGATGGGGAGACGACCAGCTCGCCCTCTCCTGCGCGTCACACGGCGGTGAACCGGAGCACGTCGTCCTCGCCGAGGCGATGCTCAGCGATATCGGGATGGAGGAAGGCGATCTGGCGTGCGGGCCGCACGAGCCGCTCTCCACGCGCGGCGTTCGCGCATTGCGCGACGTAGGCGCTCGGCCCACGCGCCTCCATAACAACTGCTCGGGCAAGCACGCGGCCATGCTCGCGCGCGCTCACACGGCGGGATGGCCGACGTACGGCTACGAGCGCGAAGAGCATCCCGTTCAGCGCTGCTGTCTCGAGGCAATATCGAAGTGGGCCGGCTTGCCTCAGTCTGCCATCGGCCGCGCCGTCGACGGGTGTGGTGCGGTGGTGTTCTCGCTCCCGCTCGAGAACATGGCGCGAGCGTATGCGAATCTCGCCCGGGCGGCTCGTGACGACGACGAGGTCTCGGGACGCATCGTCCACGCAATGCAGACCCGACCCTTCCTGATCGGCGGCACCGATCGCTTCGATTCGATCTTGATCGAGGAGACGGAAGGCGCGGTGATCTCGAAGATCGGCGCCGAGGGAGTGCACTCGATTGCGGTGCCGGCGAGAGGGCTGGGCATCGCGGTCAAGGTGGAGGACGGTGCGCAGCGAGCGCAGTTCGCCGGCGTCGTGCGGGTTCTCCAGTACTTCGACGTGCTGCCGAGCCGACTGCCGCCGCGCCTCGATGAGTTCCTCCACCGCCCGATTCGCAACACGCGCGGCGAAGTGGTCGGGGAGCTTCGCGTCGAGCACTAG
- a CDS encoding carboxymuconolactone decarboxylase family protein, with protein MTSVARAGAILGALDDATRRLVRLAAIIAAGTEQQIRSEMTDSLDATPAAWIEELILQSYLFCGFPRSLNAMREWRRLTGRPPVTEATGDGPDEWRRRGEATCRLVYGAMYDRLRVNIRTLHPELDEWMIVEGYGKVLSRDGLDLPRRELCIVAACAASRQERQLHSHLHGALNVGVAPSVLTAAIDALEGVVTENSLTSARLLWRRVQSQLS; from the coding sequence ATGACGAGCGTCGCCCGCGCGGGAGCGATCTTGGGTGCCCTGGACGACGCAACTCGGCGTCTCGTCCGCTTGGCCGCGATCATCGCCGCAGGGACTGAACAGCAGATTCGCAGCGAGATGACGGACTCACTCGATGCAACACCGGCCGCTTGGATCGAGGAGCTCATTCTGCAGAGCTACTTGTTCTGCGGTTTCCCGAGGTCGCTCAACGCGATGCGGGAGTGGCGACGCCTAACGGGCCGCCCGCCCGTGACGGAAGCCACAGGTGACGGACCCGACGAGTGGCGCCGGCGTGGTGAGGCGACTTGCCGCCTCGTATATGGCGCGATGTACGATCGTTTGCGTGTGAACATCCGCACGCTACACCCAGAGCTGGATGAGTGGATGATCGTCGAAGGCTACGGTAAGGTGCTCTCGCGGGATGGGCTCGACCTGCCGCGACGCGAGCTCTGCATCGTCGCTGCGTGCGCCGCGTCGCGGCAGGAGCGGCAGTTGCACTCGCATTTGCATGGGGCGCTCAACGTTGGCGTCGCGCCTTCGGTGCTGACCGCCGCGATCGATGCGCTCGAGGGAGTTGTCACGGAGAATAGCCTTACGAGCGCGCGCCTGCTCTGGCGCCGCGTACAGAGTCAGCTGAGCTAG
- the obgE gene encoding GTPase ObgE, which produces MFIDRVVVRVKAGDGGSGMVSFRREKFVPMGGPDGGDGGRGGDVRVRADSNLSTLLDYTYRDRWDAENGDHGSGANKTGASGSDTILPVPTGTVIRDMDSGERLGEVLADGDEVLVANGGRGGKGNAWFVTSTHQSPREYQPGEDGVQRTLELELKLIADVGLVGQPNAGKSTLLSVISAARPKIADYPFTTLSPNLGVVQLSDGRTFVVADIPGIIEGAHEGRGLGLQFLRHIERTRLLAFLIPIDAMDWQAEYDQLRREIEAYSPELAQKPHCVVFTKMDLLGEDEAPPIETGDAFGVFTVSAAARRGLDTLLGAWWERLLWMKKATVRLDAPLPLP; this is translated from the coding sequence TTGTTCATCGATCGTGTCGTAGTCCGAGTGAAAGCCGGTGACGGCGGCTCCGGAATGGTCTCGTTCCGGCGGGAGAAGTTCGTTCCTATGGGCGGCCCCGACGGCGGCGACGGCGGCCGCGGCGGGGACGTGCGTGTGCGCGCCGACAGCAATCTGAGCACGCTGCTCGACTACACCTACCGCGATCGTTGGGACGCCGAGAACGGCGATCACGGCTCCGGCGCCAACAAGACGGGCGCGTCGGGCAGCGACACCATCCTGCCCGTCCCGACGGGTACGGTGATCCGCGACATGGATTCCGGCGAACGCCTGGGCGAGGTGCTCGCCGATGGTGACGAGGTGCTCGTCGCGAACGGTGGACGCGGAGGGAAGGGGAACGCGTGGTTCGTCACCTCCACGCACCAGTCGCCCCGTGAATACCAGCCGGGCGAAGACGGCGTGCAGCGGACGCTCGAGCTCGAGCTCAAGCTCATCGCCGACGTCGGACTCGTTGGCCAGCCTAACGCCGGGAAGTCGACCTTGCTGTCGGTGATCTCGGCAGCCCGTCCAAAGATCGCCGACTATCCATTCACGACGCTGAGTCCCAACCTCGGCGTCGTGCAGCTGAGCGATGGGCGAACATTCGTCGTCGCCGACATTCCCGGCATTATCGAAGGCGCGCACGAGGGGCGCGGACTGGGTCTCCAGTTTCTGCGACACATCGAGCGGACGCGCCTTCTCGCCTTTCTCATCCCGATCGACGCGATGGATTGGCAGGCCGAGTACGATCAGCTTCGGCGCGAAATCGAGGCGTACTCGCCGGAGCTCGCGCAGAAGCCACACTGCGTCGTGTTCACGAAGATGGATCTCCTCGGCGAGGACGAAGCGCCGCCGATCGAAACTGGGGACGCGTTCGGCGTCTTCACCGTGAGCGCGGCCGCGCGCCGCGGACTGGATACCTTGCTCGGTGCATGGTGGGAGCGGCTGCTGTGGATGAAGAAGGCGACGGTTCGACTGGACGCGCCGCTGCCGCTTCCTTGA
- the dprA gene encoding DNA-processing protein DprA, with protein MIAPPVAIARGDADYPPALLDLPQPPSMIWRIGDLDVLNRPVVAIVGTRKATAYGERVTRELAGALARGGACVLSGMALGIDGVAHVAALDACGKTAAVLGTGADIAYPPSHRGLHARIGSEGLLLSELPPGAHSHGGSFPKRNRLIAALARLTIIVEAPVKSGALYTANDAAALNRDVGVVPGPIDSPKCEGSNLLLRDGAQAIMSPADALALLGLTRPVRTLVELDDPDQSQVWQALKQGPADLDTLCHRASLPVQRCLAAVTALELNGSIECALTGEVRRR; from the coding sequence GTGATTGCTCCGCCGGTCGCCATCGCGCGTGGCGACGCCGACTATCCGCCCGCGCTGCTCGATCTGCCGCAGCCGCCGAGTATGATCTGGCGCATCGGCGATCTCGACGTTCTGAATCGTCCGGTGGTGGCGATTGTCGGGACGCGAAAGGCAACGGCATATGGTGAGCGCGTGACGCGGGAGCTCGCCGGAGCCCTCGCGCGCGGTGGAGCATGCGTTCTGAGTGGAATGGCGTTGGGGATCGATGGCGTGGCGCACGTCGCTGCGCTCGATGCCTGCGGAAAGACGGCCGCGGTGCTTGGAACCGGTGCCGACATAGCGTATCCGCCGTCTCATCGAGGGTTGCACGCGCGGATCGGGTCGGAGGGATTGCTCCTTTCCGAATTGCCGCCGGGCGCTCACAGTCACGGCGGATCCTTCCCCAAGCGAAATCGATTGATCGCAGCGCTGGCCCGGCTCACGATCATCGTCGAGGCGCCCGTGAAGAGCGGCGCTCTCTACACAGCCAATGATGCGGCAGCCTTGAATCGCGACGTCGGCGTCGTGCCTGGTCCGATCGATTCACCGAAGTGCGAGGGGAGCAATCTTCTGCTACGCGACGGCGCGCAAGCAATCATGTCGCCGGCGGACGCGCTCGCACTGCTCGGACTGACGCGCCCCGTCCGCACTCTCGTCGAGCTTGACGATCCGGATCAATCGCAGGTGTGGCAAGCTCTCAAGCAAGGTCCCGCGGATCTCGACACGCTCTGCCATCGCGCGTCGTTGCCAGTTCAACGTTGTCTCGCGGCCGTGACGGCGCTGGAGTTGAACGGTTCGATCGAGTGTGCTTTGACGGGGGAGGTCCGGAGGAGATGA
- the hemW gene encoding radical SAM family heme chaperone HemW, whose translation MHPRHVYIHVPFCARRCVYCDFAIAVRRDVPVDDYVSAVERELSIRFPEKGAWPVETLYFGGGTPSRLGGEGVAQLLEAVQRRISIEPGAEVTLEANPEDVSLDAANAWRSAGINRLSLGAQSFDDAVLRWMHRTHDSRAIAAAVERARASGIDDFSLDLIFALPHEIERDWESDVAAALDLEPTHLSLYGLTTEPATPLGRWRDRGIVTEAREESYEREYLYADEALRSAGFEHYEVSNFGLPGRRARHNSTYWRGRAYAGFGPGAHEFDGATRRWNADAYVEWARRLASGADPIEGSELLDEDSRDAERIYLGLRTSDGLRLSGAELVRAKEWIEAGWGKIIDGSRLRLTPLGWLRLDSIAADLTLVRSRS comes from the coding sequence GTGCACCCTCGACACGTCTACATCCACGTTCCGTTCTGCGCGCGCCGCTGCGTGTACTGCGATTTCGCGATCGCCGTACGCCGAGACGTGCCGGTGGACGATTACGTCTCGGCGGTCGAGCGGGAGCTGAGCATTCGTTTCCCCGAGAAAGGCGCCTGGCCGGTCGAGACACTCTACTTCGGCGGCGGAACGCCCTCTCGGCTTGGCGGTGAAGGAGTCGCACAGCTGCTGGAGGCGGTGCAGCGCCGCATCAGCATCGAGCCGGGCGCCGAGGTCACCCTCGAGGCGAATCCGGAGGATGTGTCGCTCGATGCGGCAAATGCCTGGCGTTCAGCCGGCATCAATCGGCTCTCGCTTGGCGCTCAGTCCTTCGATGACGCCGTCCTGCGCTGGATGCATCGGACCCACGACTCGCGCGCCATCGCCGCTGCAGTCGAGCGGGCGCGCGCCTCTGGGATCGACGACTTCTCGCTGGATCTGATCTTCGCGCTACCTCACGAAATCGAGCGCGATTGGGAGAGCGACGTCGCCGCCGCGCTCGACCTCGAGCCCACGCACTTGTCGCTCTACGGCCTCACGACCGAGCCCGCCACGCCGCTCGGCAGATGGCGGGACCGAGGCATCGTAACGGAGGCTCGCGAGGAGAGTTATGAGCGCGAATACCTTTATGCGGATGAAGCGTTACGGTCGGCCGGCTTCGAGCATTACGAGGTCTCGAACTTTGGCTTGCCCGGCCGGCGCGCGAGGCACAACTCGACGTATTGGCGTGGACGCGCGTACGCTGGTTTTGGTCCCGGGGCGCATGAGTTCGATGGGGCCACGCGTCGCTGGAACGCAGATGCTTATGTCGAGTGGGCTCGTCGGCTCGCGAGCGGCGCCGATCCGATTGAAGGGAGTGAACTTCTGGACGAGGACAGCCGCGACGCAGAGCGCATTTATCTGGGGTTGCGCACCTCCGATGGGCTGCGTCTCTCCGGTGCGGAACTTGTTCGTGCGAAGGAGTGGATCGAGGCGGGGTGGGGTAAGATCATTGATGGCAGTCGGCTCAGGCTGACACCGTTGGGCTGGCTGCGCCTCGATAGCATCGCCGCCGACTTGACACTGGTTCGAAGTCGTTCCTAG
- the hrcA gene encoding heat-inducible transcriptional repressor HrcA, with translation MPPQELSRRERRILEAVILSYVETAEPAGSRTLSRRFGLGVSPATIRNTMSDLEEKGFLFHPHTSAGRVPTNKAYRVYVDQLLAMPSLLTQEPERLAETISAGGALGVSAIEAVLRRAAQTLGVLTQELGVALGPRLATSVLRRLELVRISNERLLMVLTLDGGVMRTVFVEVAGEIAETAVAQVTAVLNERLAGLTLDQIRRSLALRLRDVSAGPDGHELLNIFVQEAEHLFDAAVPTEAESVLLGQPSVLAEQPEFSAADRLRRLLALTERPDALAEAIRKRTAPGVSITIGTEHDDPRLDEFTVVTAEYNVGSLTGVIGVIGPTRMPYEKVISLVSHTSRLLNDLLQQ, from the coding sequence ATGCCACCGCAAGAGCTGTCCAGACGCGAACGAAGGATCCTCGAGGCGGTCATCCTCAGTTATGTGGAGACCGCCGAGCCTGCCGGCTCGCGCACATTGTCGCGTCGGTTCGGGCTCGGCGTGTCGCCGGCGACGATTCGTAACACCATGTCGGATCTGGAGGAGAAGGGCTTCCTCTTCCATCCGCATACGTCCGCCGGCCGTGTTCCGACGAACAAGGCCTACCGCGTGTACGTCGATCAACTGTTGGCGATGCCGTCGCTCCTCACGCAGGAGCCCGAGCGTCTGGCGGAGACGATCAGCGCCGGCGGCGCGCTTGGGGTTTCGGCGATCGAAGCGGTGCTTCGCCGCGCGGCGCAGACCCTCGGCGTTCTGACGCAGGAGCTTGGCGTTGCGCTGGGGCCTCGTCTCGCGACGTCGGTGTTGCGGCGTCTCGAGCTCGTCCGGATCAGCAATGAGCGTTTGCTCATGGTGCTGACGCTGGATGGCGGCGTCATGCGCACCGTGTTCGTCGAAGTCGCCGGCGAGATCGCCGAGACGGCAGTCGCCCAGGTGACGGCCGTGCTCAACGAGCGACTTGCAGGGTTGACCCTCGATCAGATCCGCCGATCGCTCGCGCTTCGGCTCCGCGACGTGTCCGCCGGGCCGGACGGGCACGAGCTGTTGAATATCTTCGTACAGGAAGCAGAACACCTTTTCGACGCGGCCGTGCCCACTGAGGCGGAGAGCGTGTTGCTGGGTCAGCCGTCCGTTCTCGCTGAACAGCCGGAGTTTTCGGCGGCGGATCGGTTGCGACGCCTGCTCGCGCTCACCGAGCGACCGGACGCGTTGGCCGAAGCGATCCGCAAGCGCACCGCTCCGGGCGTCTCGATCACGATCGGGACGGAGCACGACGACCCGCGGCTCGATGAATTCACCGTCGTCACCGCCGAATACAATGTCGGTAGCCTAACGGGCGTGATCGGCGTCATCGGGCCAACGCGCATGCCGTACGAAAAGGTCATCTCTCTCGTCAGCCACACATCGCGGCTGCTCAACGATCTACTTCAACAATAG
- the dnaJ gene encoding molecular chaperone DnaJ, translating to MADFYSTLGVPRGAADDDIKKAYRKLAMQYHPDKNNGAKDAEEKFKEITEAYDVLRDPQKRAAYDRYGEAGLRGGGGFHHVDLSEALGIFMRDFGAFAGLDEMFGLGGRSGGSVRSGADVKVTLSLTLAEVATGVEKRINAKLLEPCDKCGGSGAEPGSKPQTCATCNGSGEVRRAQRSFFGQFVTVAPCPTCHGEGTMVHTPCKQCRGEGRIRAEREISIDVPPGVATGQYMTLRGVGNAGQRGGPRGDIHVIFEVADDPRFERDGEELYTEVLVTYAQLVLGADLVVPTVTASSTLKVPPGTQSGQVFHVRGRGLPRVNASGTGDLHVRVQLWTPDRLTDEERILIEQLNEVQKSVPLDSRGKGFWAKMKEALGA from the coding sequence ATGGCTGACTTCTATTCGACACTCGGCGTGCCACGAGGCGCGGCCGACGACGATATCAAAAAGGCGTATCGCAAGCTCGCGATGCAGTATCACCCCGATAAGAACAACGGGGCGAAGGACGCCGAGGAAAAGTTCAAGGAGATCACCGAAGCGTACGACGTGCTCCGCGATCCGCAGAAGCGCGCCGCGTACGATCGCTACGGCGAGGCCGGGCTTCGTGGCGGCGGTGGCTTCCATCACGTCGATCTCTCCGAGGCGCTCGGCATTTTCATGCGCGACTTCGGCGCGTTCGCCGGCCTCGACGAGATGTTTGGACTCGGCGGACGATCCGGCGGGAGCGTTCGCTCCGGTGCGGACGTGAAGGTGACGCTTTCGCTCACGCTGGCCGAGGTCGCGACGGGAGTTGAGAAAAGGATAAACGCAAAGCTGCTCGAGCCGTGCGACAAGTGTGGCGGCAGCGGCGCGGAGCCGGGATCGAAGCCGCAGACGTGCGCGACGTGCAATGGGAGCGGCGAGGTGCGCCGAGCACAGCGCTCGTTCTTCGGGCAATTCGTGACCGTCGCGCCATGTCCGACGTGCCACGGCGAAGGGACGATGGTCCACACACCGTGCAAGCAGTGTCGAGGTGAAGGACGGATCCGCGCCGAGCGCGAGATCTCGATCGACGTGCCGCCGGGCGTCGCGACGGGACAGTACATGACGCTGCGCGGCGTTGGCAACGCGGGTCAGCGCGGCGGTCCGCGTGGCGACATTCACGTCATCTTCGAGGTGGCCGACGATCCACGCTTCGAGCGCGATGGCGAGGAGCTGTACACCGAAGTGCTCGTGACGTACGCGCAGCTCGTCCTCGGTGCGGACCTCGTCGTGCCGACGGTGACCGCGAGCTCGACGCTGAAGGTTCCGCCAGGTACGCAGAGCGGGCAGGTCTTTCACGTGCGGGGACGCGGCCTGCCGCGCGTCAACGCGAGTGGCACCGGCGATCTGCACGTGCGCGTGCAGCTCTGGACGCCGGATCGCCTGACGGATGAGGAGCGTATACTCATCGAGCAGCTGAACGAGGTTCAGAAGAGCGTCCCACTCGATTCGCGCGGCAAGGGCTTCTGGGCAAAGATGAAGGAAGCGTTAGGCGCGTGA
- a CDS encoding 50S ribosomal protein L11 methyltransferase yields the protein MTGDHGGDTIPGHDTNDRWLSVRVRPGSNRDAVVAALFSVGAQGVQELGDQLVTLLADESKADMVTCAVLAASPDAQVETEPTPRVDWTERWRNAVHAHRVGALTIAPPWLAHAHDAEHTVVIDPGMAFGTGEHPTTRGVIRLLQGVVRNGDRVADLGAGSAVLSIAAVKLGAAHSFAIEIDHDAIGNAEENIATNGVDDRVTMLEGDARVLLALVAPVNVVLANIISSTLIVLLPTIADALTEGGHAILSGILHEERAEMLRAFEEGGWRVEREDHEGIWWSVAIARP from the coding sequence GTGACCGGCGATCACGGCGGAGATACCATTCCGGGGCACGACACGAACGACCGCTGGCTCTCCGTGCGTGTACGACCGGGCTCGAATCGCGACGCGGTCGTCGCGGCGCTGTTCTCGGTGGGCGCTCAGGGCGTGCAGGAGCTCGGCGATCAACTCGTGACGCTCCTCGCCGACGAGAGCAAGGCGGACATGGTGACGTGCGCGGTGCTCGCGGCGAGTCCCGATGCGCAGGTCGAGACCGAGCCAACCCCTCGCGTCGACTGGACAGAGCGCTGGCGAAACGCGGTGCACGCGCACCGGGTTGGCGCGCTCACGATTGCGCCGCCCTGGTTGGCGCACGCTCACGACGCGGAGCACACCGTGGTGATCGATCCGGGGATGGCCTTCGGCACCGGTGAGCATCCGACGACGCGTGGCGTCATCCGTCTGCTGCAAGGCGTCGTTCGGAATGGCGATCGCGTCGCGGATCTTGGCGCGGGAAGCGCCGTACTCTCGATCGCCGCGGTAAAGCTCGGGGCAGCCCACTCCTTCGCGATCGAGATCGATCACGACGCGATTGGAAACGCCGAAGAGAACATCGCGACCAATGGCGTCGACGATCGCGTGACAATGCTCGAGGGCGATGCGAGAGTGTTGCTGGCCCTGGTCGCACCCGTGAACGTCGTGCTCGCGAACATCATCTCATCGACGCTCATCGTACTCTTGCCAACCATTGCGGACGCGCTCACCGAGGGCGGGCACGCGATTCTGAGCGGCATCCTGCACGAGGAGCGCGCCGAGATGTTGCGCGCCTTCGAAGAGGGTGGTTGGCGTGTGGAGCGCGAGGATCACGAGGGCATCTGGTGGAGCGTCGCGATCGCCCGGCCGTAG
- a CDS encoding RsmE family RNA methyltransferase translates to MERRDRPAVATFYADAALEAGAHVELDESATQHAKARRVNAGDPIHVTNGRGAIAHGTLERLTRGSALVSLETVNTVPMPPRLRLFVPVADRERMLWLAEKSAELAVSEWQPVAFHRSASVSPKGQGDAFMRKARARMVGAIEQSGGAWLPELCPERSLDDALVRANEVAAQRFLFERGGESLVTKRPQAADAMIGPEGGIEQEERMLIVDRHGWLPVSLGDTTLRFETAGVIAAGLLRGLMANA, encoded by the coding sequence GTGGAGCGTCGCGATCGCCCGGCCGTAGCGACGTTCTACGCCGACGCGGCGCTCGAGGCCGGCGCGCACGTCGAGCTCGACGAATCCGCCACTCAGCACGCGAAGGCGAGACGCGTGAACGCGGGCGATCCGATTCACGTCACGAATGGCCGCGGGGCAATTGCTCACGGAACGCTGGAACGCCTGACGAGAGGTTCGGCGCTCGTTTCGCTCGAGACTGTGAACACGGTGCCAATGCCTCCGCGCCTGCGCCTCTTCGTGCCCGTTGCCGATCGCGAACGCATGCTGTGGCTGGCGGAGAAGAGCGCGGAGCTCGCCGTCAGCGAGTGGCAGCCGGTGGCGTTCCATCGATCCGCGAGCGTTTCACCGAAAGGACAGGGCGACGCCTTCATGCGAAAAGCACGCGCACGCATGGTGGGCGCGATCGAGCAGTCCGGTGGCGCGTGGCTTCCCGAGCTCTGCCCCGAGCGTTCGCTCGACGACGCGCTCGTTAGGGCGAACGAAGTGGCTGCTCAGCGATTTCTATTCGAACGTGGTGGCGAATCGCTCGTGACGAAGCGGCCGCAGGCAGCCGATGCGATGATCGGTCCGGAAGGAGGTATCGAGCAAGAGGAGCGAATGCTCATCGTCGACCGCCACGGCTGGCTTCCCGTGTCCCTTGGCGACACTACTTTACGCTTCGAGACCGCAGGTGTGATCGCGGCGGGTTTGCTGCGTGGGCTGATGGCCAACGCGTAG
- a CDS encoding histidine triad nucleotide-binding protein: MADNCLFCRIVRKEIPAKIVAETEDCVAFRDVNPQAPVHILVVPRVHVPSVKEVTDPLLVGKLTDLAKDLAQREGVADDGYRLVINTNSDAGQTVFHLHVHLLGGRHMTWPPG; the protein is encoded by the coding sequence GTGGCCGACAACTGTCTGTTCTGCCGCATCGTCCGCAAGGAGATCCCGGCGAAGATCGTCGCCGAGACCGAGGACTGCGTTGCGTTCCGCGACGTCAATCCCCAGGCGCCGGTGCACATTCTCGTTGTCCCGCGTGTGCACGTGCCATCGGTCAAGGAAGTGACGGACCCGTTACTCGTCGGGAAGCTCACGGATCTGGCAAAAGACCTCGCTCAGCGGGAAGGAGTTGCTGACGACGGGTATCGACTGGTGATCAACACGAATTCCGACGCGGGACAAACGGTATTTCATCTTCACGTTCATCTGCTCGGGGGGAGACACATGACCTGGCCGCCGGGGTGA
- a CDS encoding four helix bundle protein → MRDFKSLKIWQRAHALAIALHKQTRNFARKGHSRLKNQLTGAADSVHDTIAEGCGAATNREFARFLDMTIKSLNETEGHLLTARDLDLFSLGEWEKFSTEAIEIRKMTYTYRKKVLQTTENE, encoded by the coding sequence ATGCGCGACTTCAAATCACTCAAAATCTGGCAACGGGCCCACGCTTTGGCGATTGCGCTGCACAAGCAGACGCGCAATTTCGCGCGCAAGGGGCACTCACGCTTGAAGAATCAGCTCACGGGCGCGGCGGACAGTGTTCACGACACGATCGCCGAGGGCTGCGGCGCGGCGACGAACAGGGAGTTTGCTCGCTTCCTGGATATGACGATCAAGTCATTGAATGAAACGGAGGGCCATCTTCTCACGGCTCGCGATCTCGATCTGTTTTCGCTCGGCGAATGGGAAAAATTCAGCACTGAGGCAATCGAGATTCGCAAGATGACGTACACGTACCGCAAGAAGGTCCTTCAAACCACCGAAAACGAATAA
- the rpsU gene encoding 30S ribosomal protein S21 yields MSEIIIHDDENFERALRRFKKKCEKAGILSDLRKHRHYEKPSERRKRKMNAAIRKNRRTRTA; encoded by the coding sequence GTGTCGGAAATCATCATTCACGACGATGAAAACTTCGAGCGGGCGCTCCGGCGCTTCAAAAAGAAGTGCGAGAAAGCAGGCATCCTTTCGGACCTGCGCAAGCATCGTCATTACGAGAAGCCGAGCGAGCGGCGAAAGCGAAAGATGAACGCAGCGATCAGAAAGAATCGCCGTACCCGCACCGCCTGA